From a region of the Helianthus annuus cultivar XRQ/B chromosome 5, HanXRQr2.0-SUNRISE, whole genome shotgun sequence genome:
- the LOC110939037 gene encoding uncharacterized protein LOC110939037 gives MDKMTSKWTDLNGKISKFNACFIQKSRNPQSGASEATIMQQATEMYCTTYHKRTFPHVAAWEVARHHPKWVPVELVDTRGPTAPKKRGGSKRSKTSDSGNYTTSASDNLPQMNLNDEPLDEPD, from the exons ATGGACAAAATGACGTCGAAGTGGACGGATTTGAACGGGAAAATTAGCAAGTTCAacgcttgtttcattcaaaag agCCGAAACCCACAAAGTGGAGCGAGCGAGGCGACGATCATGCAACAAGCCACCGAAATGTATTGCACAACGTACCATAAGAGAACTTTTCCACACGTGGCGGCATGGGAAGTTGCGAGACATCACCCGAAGTGGGTCCCCGTTGAGTTGGTTGACACGCGTGGTCCTACGGCTCCAAAAAAACGAGGCGGTTCGAAAAGATCAAAGACCTCCGATTCGGGGAACTACACGACTTccgcgtcggataacttgccccaAATGAACTTAAACGACGAGCCTCTAGACGAACCCGATTAA
- the LOC110941033 gene encoding thioredoxin-like protein CDSP32, chloroplastic, whose protein sequence is MSLKPQRVVPNDSSLDFNTSSYLLFNPIISSSPTTTAAVPTPPATMAAFTNLILKPTTNIISTTKLHVFTSHYNPKIQSFFPTKSKTHTPPLFVTKASAGAATKTDDNGAAKTKKEEDKVQHIHTVAEFEAALRDAKQKLVVVEFAARNSKQSSEIYPFMVNLSRTCNEVVFLLVLGDESDEMTEFFKREKIEKVPHFNFYKGMEKIHEEEGIGPDRLMGDVLYYGDNHSGVVQLHNREDVEKLIADHKEDNKLIVLDVGLKHCGPCVKVYPTVLKLSKKMETVVFARMNGDENDSCMQFLKDMDVVEVPTFLFIRDGEICGRYVGSGKGELIGEILRYQGVRVTY, encoded by the exons ATGAGCTTGAAACCTCAACGAGTGGTTCCCAATGATTCCTCACTGGATTTCAACACCTCATCCTACCTCCTTTTCAACCCCATCATCTCTTCCTctcccaccaccaccgccgctgtTCCAACTCCTCCGGCCACCATGGCAGCCTTCACAAACCTCATTCTCAAACCAACTACAAACATAATTTCAACAACCAAACTTCATGTTTTCACTTCCCATTACAACCCTAAAATCCAGTCTTTCTTTCCCACCAAATCCAAAACTCACACACCACCACTTTTTGTGACGAAAGCCTCCGCCGGTGCCGCCACCAAAACCGACGACAACGGAGCTGCCAAAACCAAGAAGGAAGAAGACAAG GTACAACACATCCACACGGTGGCGGAATTCGAGGCGGCGTTACGCGACGCGAAACAGAAGCTGGTGGTGGTTGAATTTGCCGCGAGAAACAGCAAACAAAGCAGCGAGATTTACCCCTTCATGGTGAACTTAAGCAGGACATGCAACGAAGTCGTGTTCTTGCTGGTTTTGGGTGATGAATCCGACGAGATGACGGAGTTTTTCAAAAGAGAAAAGATTGAAAAAGTGCCTCATTTTAACTTCTATAAAGGGATGGAGAAGATCCATGAAGAAGAAGGAATCGGCCCGGATCGCTTGATGGGTGATGTTTTGTACTACGGTGATAATCACTCCGGCGTT GTACAACTACATAACAGAGAAGATGTTGAGAAGCTAATAGCTGATCACAAGGAGGACAATAAACTCATTGTGCTTGATGTCGGACTCAAACATTGTGGCCCTTGCGTGAAGGTATACCCGACGGTGCTAAAACTATCGAAAAAAATGGAAACGGTGGTTTTTGCAAGGATGAATGGTGACGAGAACGATAGTTGTATGCAATTTTTGAAAGATATGGACGTTGTTGAGGTCCCGACCTTTTTGTTCATAAGAGATGGAGAAATCTGCGGGAGGTATGTTGGTTCGGGTAAGGGTGAGCTTATTGGGGAAATTCTTAGATACCAAGGAGTTCGGGTCACGTATTAA